The following are encoded in a window of Plectropomus leopardus isolate mb chromosome 23, YSFRI_Pleo_2.0, whole genome shotgun sequence genomic DNA:
- the b3gat3 gene encoding galactosylgalactosylxylosylprotein 3-beta-glucuronosyltransferase 3 — protein MATRMKLKLKTVFVLYFMVSLMGLIYALMQLGQRCDCSEHDMPKDRTISRLRGELHRLQEQMRKSEATKQPQKQPAKPTIFVITPTYARLVQKAELTRLSQTFLHVPQLHWILVEDSPHKTPLVTDLLVKSGLTYTHLHMPTAKDRKLQEGDPSWLKPRGVEQRNEGLRWLREDRRAQPGGDNQQGVVYFADDDNTYSLQIFEEMRSTERVSVWPVGLVGGMKYERPVVEGGKVVRFHTGWRPSRPFPMDMAGFAVSLKLVLANPDACFDGDAPMGFLESSFLQGLVTMDELEPKADNCSKVLVWHTRTEKPKMKREEALQAQGLGSDRAVEV, from the exons GTCAGCGCTGCGACTGCTCAGAGCATGACATGCCAAAAGACCGTACCATATCTCGGCTGCGGGGGGAGCTGCACCGCCTTCAGGAGCAGATGAGGAAGTCAGAGGCGACCAAGCAACCACAGAAACAGCCAGCCAAACCCACCATCTTTGTCATCACCCCGACATACGCGAG GCTGGTGCAGAAGGCCGAGCTGACCCGTCTGTCCCAGACCTTCCTGCATGTTCCTCAGCTCCACTGGATTTTGGTTGAGGACTCGCCACACAAGACGCCACTGGTGACTGACCTCCTGGTTAAAAGTGGCCTGACCTACACGCACCTACACATGCCCACCGCCAAGGACCGTAAACTGCAGGAG GGTGACCCCAGCTGGCTGAAGCCGCGGGGAGTCGAGCAGAGGAATGAAGGCCTACGGTGGCTCAGAGAGGACAGAAGGGCTCAGCCAGGAGGAGACAACCAGCAGGGAGTGGTTTACTTTGCTGATGATGATAACACATACAGCCTGCAGATATTTGAAGAG ATGAGGAGCACCGAGCGGGTGTCGGTGTGGCCGGTGGGGCTGGTTGGAGGGATGAAATATGAGAGGCCCGTGGTTGAAGGAGGAAAG GTGGTTCGCTTCCATACTGGCTGGCGTCCCAGTCGCCCCTTCCCCATGGACATGGCCGGCTTCGCTGTGTCCCTCAAACTGGTCCTGGCCAATCCAGACGCCTGTTTCGATGGAGATGCACCAATGGGCTTCTTGGAGAGCAGCTTCCTCCAGGGGCTGGTCACCATGGATGAACTGGAGCCTAAAGCGGACAACTGCTCCAAA gtgcTGGTGTGGCACACACGGACAGAGAAACCCAAGATGAAGCGAGAGGAGGCTCTGCAGGCTCAGGGACTGGGTTCAGACCGAGCAGTGGAGGTctga
- the sb:cb1058 gene encoding vicilin-like seed storage protein At2g18540: MSSQLSHSLRLRHTQEEVRSPVLKHTHTQRERRQQQEIRGDNKRSTKTKKSERKSREKMTIGKNSRKSSVRSSIRAPKFLDKSSGFYGRLDEPEVAGEGEEVRGIEVERWSGTEDSKRDGGVVNSTSVVQNSDADEKEEAADFNEGLMEDDGETLLQRKPSRRSSRWRRSSRRKQKEGKPEEDAARDEGPSLCTESPADALEDARVTIEIELEKVKKMEEAGRGMEPTLVHFTVREDEDDQVLIRDKKRGREEEGEEERRMKREQEEGMKVVKRNSVKTYRKALDRALRRGWEAFITNLYSVTLTPVTSSSLPSSKKKTQHGSVLAVFQ; encoded by the exons ATGAGCTCCCAGCTCAGTCATTCACTcagactcagacacacacaggaggaggtACGCTCACCggtgctcaaacacacacacacacagagggagaggagacaaCAGCAAGAGATCAG AGGTGACAATAAAAggagcacaaaaacaaaaaaaagtgaaagaaaatcaaGAGAGAAGATGACAATTGGCAAGAACTCCAGAAAGAGCTCAGTGCGGAGCTCCATCCGGGCCCCGAAGTTTCTGGACAAATCCAGTGGCTTCTACGGTCGCCTTGATGAGCCTGAGGTAGCTGGAGAAGGGGAGGAGGTGAGGGGAATAGAAGTAGAGAGGTGGAGTGGGACGGAGGACAGCAAAAGAGATGGGGGAGTCGTGAACAGCACAAGTGTGGTGCAAAATTCTGATGCAGATGAGAAGGAAGAAGCTGCGGACTTCAATGAAGGGTTGATGGAAGACGACGGGGAGACTCTCCTCCAGAGGAAACCCAGCCGGCGCAGCAGCAGGTGGAGAAGAAGCTCCAGGAGGAAGCAGAAGGAGGGGAAACCCGAGGAGGACGCAGCCCGAGATGAGGGGCCCAGCCTGTGCACAGAGAGTCCAGCTGACGCCCTGGAGGACGCCAGGGTGACAATTGAGATAGAGTTGGAGAAGGTGAAGAAGATGGAGGAGGCCGGGAGAGGGATGGAGCCGACACTTGTTCACTTCACGGTTCGGGAGGATGAGGACGACCAGGTCTTGATCAGAGACaagaagagggggagagaggaggagggagaggaggagagaaggatgaagagagagcaggaggaggggatgaAGGTGGTGAAGAGGAACTCGGTGAAGACTTACCGAAAG GCCTTGGACCGAGCCTTACGCCGCGGCTGGGAGGCCTTCATCACCAACCTCTACAGCGTCACGCTCACACCTGTGACATCATCTTCATTGCCTTCATCAAAGAAGAAAACGCAACACGGCTCTGTGTTAGCTGTGTTTCAGTAG
- the arl2 gene encoding ADP-ribosylation factor-like protein 2, whose translation MGLLTILKKMKQKEREMRLLMLGLDNAGKTTILKKFNGEDVSTISPTLGFNIKTLEHRGFKLNIWDVGGQKSLRSYWRNYFESTDGLVWVVDSADRLRLEDCKQELSALLLEERLAGATLLVFANKQDLPGALSKEAIREALSLDEIKTHHWCIIGCSAVTGENLLAGVDWLLDDIAARIFTAD comes from the exons ATGGGTTTGCTGACGATTTTAAAGAAGATGAAGCAGAAGGAGCGCGAGATGCGGCTGCTGATGTT AGGTCTGGACAACGCGGGGAAGACGACCATCCTGAAGAAGTTCAATGGAGAAGACGTTAGCACCATCTCCCCCACGCTGGGCTTCAACATCAAAACACTGGAGCACAGAGG gtttaaattgaatatttggGATGTAGGAGGTCAGAAGTCACTACGTTCCTACTGGAGGAACTACTTTGAAAGCACAGACGGGCTGGTGTGGGTGGTGGACAGCGCAGACAGACTCAGACTGGAGGACTGCAAGCAAGAGCTCAGTGcactgctgctggaggag AGATTAGCTGGTGCTACGCTGCTGGTGTTTGCCAACAAACAGGATTTACCAGGAGCCCTGTCAAAAGAAGCGATACGAGAG gcTCTGTCCCTGGATGAGATCAAAACTCATCACTGGTGTATCATCGGTTGCAGCGCAGTAACTGGAGAGAATTTATTAGCAGGAGTGGACTGGCTATTAGATGATATTGCTGCAAGGATCTTCACCGCtgactga